The stretch of DNA AAGCCCGCGTCCACGAACGGCTGTGCCACCTCCACGTACCGGGCGGCGTCGGGGCCGCAGGCGAAGTGGGCGAGGATGTCCTCCTCCCTGACAGTGGACGTGGCCGCGTCGAAGTTGACCGGGTTGGGCAGCTCGCTCATCACCTTCCAGCCGGTCAACGCCCACCGTGAGGTCTCCAGTGCCGCGCGGGCCGCCGTGTGTTCGTCCTCGGCCCACGCCATCGGGACCTCCGCATAGGCGGGGCCCTGCCCGCCGGCCTTCTGATAGGCGCTGACCAGTTCCTTCTTCGGCTCCGTCGCGAAGAGCCCGTCGCCGAACTCGGCGGCGAGCGCCGCCGCCTGATGCCCGCCCGCGGCCACCGCGATGACGGGAGGCTCCGGCGGCAGGTCGAAGACGCGCGCGTCGTCGAGACGGAGGTGTTTGCCGTCGTAGGAGTGGTAGCCGCCCTGCCACAGCAGGCGGATGATCTCCAGAGCCTCCCGCAGCAGCTCGTGGCGTTCGGGTACCGAGTTCGGGAAGCCGCGGCCCACCACATGCTCGTTGAGACGCTCTCCCGACCCGACGCCGAGAGTGAAACGCCCGTCGGAGACGAGGGCGAGTGTCGCCGCAGCCTGGGCGATGACGGCCGGGTGATAGCGGACGGTCGGACAGGTGACCCCCGTGGCGAGACCGATACGCTCGGTCCGCGCGGCGATGGCCCCGAAGACCGTCCAGGCGAACGGTGAGTGCCCCTGGTTGTCGAGCCACGGGTGGTAGTGGTCGCTCATCTCCACGAAGTCGAACCCGGCCTGCTCGGCCTGGACCGCCTGCCGTACCAGCTCGCCGGGGCCGAACGCCTCAGCCGCCAGCTTGTAACCGATCTGCATCTGTTCTCCGTCTCGTACGCTCACGTCGCCGCGGCGCCTGTCACCGCCACCGCCGAGCGGCCGGTGGCCGAGGCCCCGGCCGCTCGGCGGGTGCGGGGACAAGATCACGCACACCCTGACATCGCGGTACCCGCCTTCCGCGCAGCCACGCCGCCCATGCGTCGGGTGCCGCCTGGGCGGCGCCCTCCGGCGTCCCGTCGCGGCCGCTGACCGGCCGGGCGCCCCCGACCAGCGGGTCTCAACCGGCGAGCAGCTCCGCCAGGGCCAGGACGGTGTCGACCTGGAAGCCGGCGGTACGGCGAAGGGGCAGGGCCACCGGGCGGATCGCCGTCTCGGCGGCCCGGCACCACGTCTCGAAGGTCTCCTCCGCCCGGAGTCGAAGTGCGGGCAGCTCCGGGTGGTAGGGCCACGACAGCGTCACGACGTCGAGGTGGCGCAGCAGCATTCCGGCGGTGCGCAGGGGCAGCAGGAGAGCCGAGTCCTGCCCGCCGCCCTGGTCCGGGTGTTCGCCCAGCGCCCTCGCCACGAGAGCCATGATGGCGAGGGTGTCCTCCACGGCGGGTGCGAAGGCGCTCTCCCCGTTCACCGCCGTACGGGCCCGCTCCCACAGCTCGCCGAGGGTCCTGCCCGCCGACCGCAGGATCTCCGCACCTGCGTGGGCGGGGAGGCGGGCACCGCTGCTCTGCCAGAGAGGGGTCACGGGGGAGAGGCCGAGCGCTCCGTGGCGTCCGGCGTAGTCCGCGCTGCCCGCACCGTGCCCACGCCTGACCTCCCTGCCTCTGCGGCTCCGGGTGCGGCCGGTGGTCGGCAGGACGAAGACGCCGGGCCCGGGGGAGTTCCACCCGATGGCGTCGGAGGGCCGCCGTCCGACGGAGAGGCCGTGACGTCGCGCCGCCGTGCGCAGCACCCCCGGCAGACGCGGCTCGGCGCGGTTGGTCACGTAGAAGGCGTCGCCCGTGTCGCTGTTGTGCAGGGAGACGAAGCCGTGCGGCCTGACGGTGTCGATGACTTCCATCATCGCCTCGGTCTCGGGCAGCCGACCGGTGTGGCCCGCGCCGGGGAAGGCCCATTCCGGCT from Streptomyces tsukubensis encodes:
- a CDS encoding TIGR03557 family F420-dependent LLM class oxidoreductase, giving the protein MQIGYKLAAEAFGPGELVRQAVQAEQAGFDFVEMSDHYHPWLDNQGHSPFAWTVFGAIAARTERIGLATGVTCPTVRYHPAVIAQAAATLALVSDGRFTLGVGSGERLNEHVVGRGFPNSVPERHELLREALEIIRLLWQGGYHSYDGKHLRLDDARVFDLPPEPPVIAVAAGGHQAAALAAEFGDGLFATEPKKELVSAYQKAGGQGPAYAEVPMAWAEDEHTAARAALETSRWALTGWKVMSELPNPVNFDAATSTVREEDILAHFACGPDAARYVEVAQPFVDAGFDRLVMQNAGPDPDGFFDFYRRELDGRMRALTPRGTEA
- a CDS encoding M14 family zinc carboxypeptidase, whose translation is MTPPEDVPRRPRPARPSAVGLLGARPPTWYQLRSSIEQLADIFPRACRLTPVGSSRGGESLELLTVRGGDLHLLVVGGPHPNEPVGLATVLALARHAVSGAGPPYVTWHFLPCADPDGARLNEPWTAAAPWPPTLRTYHRGFYRPARDDQPEWAFPGAGHTGRLPETEAMMEVIDTVRPHGFVSLHNSDTGDAFYVTNRAEPRLPGVLRTAARRHGLSVGRRPSDAIGWNSPGPGVFVLPTTGRTRSRRGREVRRGHGAGSADYAGRHGALGLSPVTPLWQSSGARLPAHAGAEILRSAGRTLGELWERARTAVNGESAFAPAVEDTLAIMALVARALGEHPDQGGGQDSALLLPLRTAGMLLRHLDVVTLSWPYHPELPALRLRAEETFETWCRAAETAIRPVALPLRRTAGFQVDTVLALAELLAG